A single window of candidate division KSB1 bacterium DNA harbors:
- a CDS encoding type II toxin-antitoxin system RelB/DinJ family antitoxin, producing the protein MPKAAVIKTRIAPDLKTEVEGILKDLGLSTTEAIALFFYQIKLHRRLPFKIPNKTTRKTFEDTDAGRNLVHYESMDDMLKDLKK; encoded by the coding sequence ATGCCAAAAGCCGCAGTCATTAAAACACGAATTGCGCCAGATCTGAAAACAGAAGTGGAAGGCATTCTCAAAGATCTTGGGCTATCCACGACTGAAGCCATTGCTCTGTTCTTCTATCAAATCAAGCTGCACCGACGGCTGCCCTTCAAAATCCCGAACAAAACCACGCGCAAAACTTTTGAAGACACCGACGCGGGTAGAAACTTGGTCCATTATGAGAGCATGGACGACATGCTGAAGGATTTAAAGAAATAG
- a CDS encoding type II toxin-antitoxin system YafQ family toxin, giving the protein MLKPVRTKQFKKDYKKALRQGKDIEKLDMIMLRLAAQEKLERKHNDHKLVGNFKGRRECHIEPDWLLVYSIQNDLIIFERTGSHSDLFI; this is encoded by the coding sequence ATGCTGAAACCGGTAAGAACAAAACAGTTCAAGAAGGATTATAAAAAAGCCCTCCGGCAGGGAAAAGATATCGAAAAGCTCGACATGATCATGCTCAGGCTGGCAGCCCAAGAGAAGTTAGAAAGGAAGCACAATGATCACAAACTTGTCGGGAATTTCAAGGGCAGACGCGAATGCCATATCGAGCCGGATTGGCTCTTGGTTTATAGCATTCAGAACGATCTGATTATCTTTGAAAGAACAGGCTCCCATTCCGACCTTTTTATCTAA